A segment of the Arachis hypogaea cultivar Tifrunner chromosome 5, arahy.Tifrunner.gnm2.J5K5, whole genome shotgun sequence genome:
AGTTCATATTCACTCAGCAATCCAACACCAACAGGATCAAAGATTCAGTTAACACCATCAGGTCTAAAACTAACAACTCCCAATGGTGAATCCACATGGATAGCACAAACCAACAACCCTGTTTCCCATGGTTCTATGCTTGACACTGGAAACTTTGTTCTTGCAAGCAGTGATAACAAGAAACTTTTGTGGCAAAGTTTCAAGAACCCCACAGATACTTTGTTGCCAAACCAAACTCTtgaatctgatgccactctcacTTCTAGATTGAGTGATACAAACTACACAAGAGGGAGGTTTCAACTCTATTTTCAGAATGACACCATCTTGTTAAGTCCTCTAGCATGGCCTACCGAATTTCGCTATGATTACTACGATGTTTTCGGACATGCTGCACGCTTGGTGTTTGATGAAAGTGGTGAGATATATCTGGAGACAGAGAATGGTAATAGAACAACACCACAAGCTCCTAAATGGCAACCCAACTTAGCTCTTGATCCTAGGAACAATTACTATAGAGCTACACTTGATTACTATGGAGTTTTAACTCAATATGTTCATCCAAAGGACTCAAATTCTCAGCAAGGGTGGAGAGTTTTAAGGTACACTCCTAGTAACATTTGCACAAGTATTTTCAATGATTATGGAAGTGGTGCTTGTGGTTACAATAGCTATTGCTCCATGGAAGAACAGAGGCCTACTTGCAATTGCCCTGATGGGTATACTCTGATTGATCCAAGCAATGTTTTTGGTGGATGCCAACCGAATTTCACTCTTGGTTGCGGAGCAGATAATTATGGCAAAGAATTGCAAGCGCGCCCAGAAGATCTATATAATTTTAGTGTTTTGAGTGATGTGGATTTTCCTCTTAATGATTATGAGCAGATTCAACCTTATTCTCAAGATGAGTGCCAACAAGATTGTTTACATGATTGCAATTGTGCTGTTGCAATCTATACCAACAATCAAACCTGTTGGAAGAAGAGGTTGCCTCTTTCTAACGGAAGAACACAAAGTGGAGGTCAAACAATACTTATCAAAACAAGAGTTGCACCTCTTGGCATTCCCACTGGTGCTGAATCAAAGAAAGATCATAATAAGATTAAGCCAGGTTTTCATGGATTACTTATTGGATCGCTTGTCATCAATGTTGTACTCCTGGCTGCAGTTCTTTTGGCTTTTCACCTGAAGAAGCGAAAAAGGGACATCAAAGTCTCAAGTCTTCTAGAAACAAATCTGCATTCTTTTAGCTATGAAGCACTGAAGGATGCAACACGGGAGTTTAGCGAAGAACTGGGACGGGGTTCCTTTGGCATTGTTTACAAAGGAACCATAGAATCAAGGTTTTATAATGTGGTGGCAGTCAAGAAGCTTGACAGATTGGCACAAGAAGGAGAGAAGGAATTCAAGGCTGAGTTGAGTGCCATTGGTAAAACCTGCCACAAGAATCTGGTAAGGTTGATTGGATTCTGTGATGAGGGAACTAACAGAATGCTTGTCTATGAGTTCATGAGCAAAGGTGCTCTGGCAAACTTCCTATTTGGACAAACCAAACCCATTTGGGATCTAAGGGTAAGGTTTGCTTTGGGGATTGCAAGAGAGTTGGTGTACTTGCATGAAGAGTGTGACACTCCCATCATTCATTGTGACATAAAACCTCAGAATATACTCATAGATGATAACTTCAATGCAAAGATATCTGACTTCGGGTTGGCCAAGTTGTTGTTGTCTGATCAGAGCAGGACCAACACCATGATCCGAGGAACAAGAGGTTATGTTGCTCCGGAATGGTTCAGGAATGTTCCTGTGACGGTTAAGGTGGATGTTTATAGCTTCGGCGTTATGTTACTAGAGATCATTTGCTGCAGAAAGAGTGTGCTGATGTTGGAGTCCGGGGAGGAAGAGAAGGCTGTGCTGACTGATTGGGCTTATGATTGCTTTGTAGAAAGGAAAATAGATGCCTTGGTGGATGATGATACGGAGGCTATAGCTGACAGTGGAAGGTTACAAAGGTGGGTGAAGATAGCAATTTGGTGCATTCAAGAGCATCATGAAAAGAGGCCAACAATGGGGATTGTGTTGCAAATGCTTGAAGGCTTGGTTGAAGTCTCGGATCCACCATCACCCTTTTCTTTAAATCCGGTTTCTTCACTGCCCCACAGCCAAGAaccaaaataaaaaggggacaaaaagaTATCCCTGCCAgtgctttgattttgatttttatttagtatGTACAAATTACATAGCGAATGGTTATCTTGTATTTTCAACTCTCTTAACTATTTGTAATTCATGCATAATGAAAAATCCGTACTTTTTAGGCTCATTTCTGATTCTCTGAACACAACTTATGATCATATATTCATATCTTCATCGGTAACGTTTTTTGTAATATGCTGTTAGTTACAGGG
Coding sequences within it:
- the LOC112800363 gene encoding G-type lectin S-receptor-like serine/threonine-protein kinase LECRK3, with protein sequence MASATFFIASLLFLHITLAFANITINSTLSTTNNNNAWRSPSAEFAFGFHQLKDTNLFIVAIWYDKIPEKTIVWSSYSLSNPTPTGSKIQLTPSGLKLTTPNGESTWIAQTNNPVSHGSMLDTGNFVLASSDNKKLLWQSFKNPTDTLLPNQTLESDATLTSRLSDTNYTRGRFQLYFQNDTILLSPLAWPTEFRYDYYDVFGHAARLVFDESGEIYLETENGNRTTPQAPKWQPNLALDPRNNYYRATLDYYGVLTQYVHPKDSNSQQGWRVLRYTPSNICTSIFNDYGSGACGYNSYCSMEEQRPTCNCPDGYTLIDPSNVFGGCQPNFTLGCGADNYGKELQARPEDLYNFSVLSDVDFPLNDYEQIQPYSQDECQQDCLHDCNCAVAIYTNNQTCWKKRLPLSNGRTQSGGQTILIKTRVAPLGIPTGAESKKDHNKIKPGFHGLLIGSLVINVVLLAAVLLAFHLKKRKRDIKVSSLLETNLHSFSYEALKDATREFSEELGRGSFGIVYKGTIESRFYNVVAVKKLDRLAQEGEKEFKAELSAIGKTCHKNLVRLIGFCDEGTNRMLVYEFMSKGALANFLFGQTKPIWDLRVRFALGIARELVYLHEECDTPIIHCDIKPQNILIDDNFNAKISDFGLAKLLLSDQSRTNTMIRGTRGYVAPEWFRNVPVTVKVDVYSFGVMLLEIICCRKSVLMLESGEEEKAVLTDWAYDCFVERKIDALVDDDTEAIADSGRLQRWVKIAIWCIQEHHEKRPTMGIVLQMLEGLVEVSDPPSPFSLNPVSSLPHSQEPK